A stretch of Henckelia pumila isolate YLH828 chromosome 4, ASM3356847v2, whole genome shotgun sequence DNA encodes these proteins:
- the LOC140863008 gene encoding ubiquitin domain-containing protein DSK2b-like produces the protein MGDSIFCASGGEEVSINIRCSNGTKFSVRTTLQSTVGEFKALLAQNCDVPAEQQRLIYKGRILKDDQTLLTYGLQADHTVHMVRGFASSAAPNSAAPAASGSTNSTTGVTPAPSSGSPGIPDAGASLFPGLDLGTLGGSGVSRLFGTGVPDFEQVQQQLTQNPNMMREMINSPAIQSLMNNPEIMRSLIMSNPQMREIIDRNPELAHILNDPGVLRQTLEAARNPELMREMMRNTDRAMSNIESSPEGFNMLRRMYENVQEPFLNATTMGAGANTDVGSNPFAALLQNQDASQTREESNSANSGPEMATGTAVPNTNPLPNPWSNSGSSQTNNATRTNSTDDARLPSIPGLGGLSVPELERMGMSDSSAFNRLLQNPAMAQMMQSFLSNPQYMDQILSLNPQLRAVLDTNPQLREMMQNPEIVRELTSPETMQQMMALQQQLSQLSRQQSTQGGVQTGQGRGVENNMGLDMLMNMFGGLGAGSLTASNAPDVPPEELYSTQLSQLQEMGFFDTEENIRALRATSGNVHAAVERLLGNPGR, from the exons ATGGGCGACTCGATCTTCTGCGCCAGCGGAGGTGAAGAGGTCAGTATAAACATTCGATGCTCCAATGGCACTAAGTTTTCAGTGCGGACCACTCTACAGTCCACGGTGGGGGAATTCAAAGCTTTATTGGCGCAGAACTGCGATGTGCCAGCTGAACAGCAACGTTTGATTTACAAAGGTCGGATCCTGAAAGACGACCAAACCCTCCTCACATACG GGTTGCAGGCAGATCACACAGTTCATATGGTACGTGGTTTTGCATCGTCTGCGGCACCAAACTCTGCTGCTCCTGCTGCTTCTGGGAGCACCAACAGTACTACTGGTGTGACGCCTGCTCCCAGTAGTGGGAGCCCTGGGATTCCTGATGCAGGTGCTTCGTTATTCCCTGGGCTTGATCTTGGGACACTTGGTGGCTCTGGGGTGTCTAGACTATTTGGAACCGGAGTTCCCGATTTTGAACAGGTGCAGCAACAACTTACTCAGAACCCTAACATGATGAGAGAGATGATTAACTCCCCTGCGATTCAAAGCTTGATGAACAACCCTGAGATAATGCGCAGCTTAATCATGAGTAACCCCCAAATGCGTGAGATCATTGACCGGAATCCTGAACTTGCCCATATTCTGAACGATCCCGGAGTCCTTAGACAAACCCTGGAAGCAGCTCGGAATCCTGAGTTAATGCGTGAGATGATGCGGAACACTGACAGGGCCATGAGTAACATTGAATCTTCTCCTGAGGGGTTTAATATGCTTAGACGCATGTATGAGAATGTCCAAGAACCCTTCTTGAATGCAACGACAATGGGTGCCGGTGCTAACACTGATGTGGGTTCAAACCCATTTGCTGCCCTCTTGCAGAATCAGGATGCCTCTCAAACCAGAGAAGAATCTAATTCTGCAAACTCTGGACCTGAAATGGCCACAGGAACCGCGGTCCCAAATACAAATCCTCTTCCCAACCCGTGGAGTAATTCTG GAAGTTCGCAGACGAATAATGCTACAAGAACTAATTCAACTGATGATGCTAGACTACCATCAATTCCTGGGTTAGGAGGGCTCAGTGTTCCTGAGTTGGAGCGAATGGGCATGTCGGATTCCTCAGCATTCAATCGGTTATTGCAGAACCCAGCCATGGCACAGATGATGCAAagttttctttctaatccccaaTATATGGATCAA ATCCTGAGCTTAAATCCTCAACTTCGCGCTGTACTTGATACGAACCCTCAGTTAAGAGAAATGATGCAAAACCCTGAAATCGTCCGCGAACTGACCTCACCTGAAACGATGCAG CAAATGATGGCTTTGCAGCAACAACTCTCTCAACTTAGTCGACAGCAATCAACCCA GGGAGGTGTTCAGACTGGTCAGGGTAGAG GCGTTGAAAATAATATGGGTTTAGACATGCTGATGAACATGTTTGGTGGTCTGGGAGCTGGTAGTTTAACTGCTTCAAATGCGCCCGATG TTCCCCCGGAGGAACTGTATTCAACACAGCTGTCACAGCTGCAAGAGATGGGTTTTTTCGACACCGAAGAGAATATCAGAGCACTGCGCGCTACATCAGGGAATGTTCACGCAGCTGTGGAACGACTTCTGGGGAATCCTGGTCGATAG